The following nucleotide sequence is from Phycisphaera sp..
TCATGAGACCGAGCGGACGGATGAGAATACCGGTGATAGTGCCCGGCCCATGATGGTGCGCAAGCTGAACGCACGGCTTGTTCTTTCACCCGAGGCCGATCCGAACTTGGAGGTGATCCCGCTTGTTCGGCTGCGTCGGAGTGCCGAGGAGGCTGTTGTCCAGCCCGTGCCGGGGGCAACGGCGCCGGTGTTGGTGGTGGGTGGTTCCGTGTGGCTTGGGCACTTGTTGCGGGAGCTGTCGTATCAAGCCCAGGCCGCATCCCGCGAACTCTCCGCGCAGCTGACGCGGACCGGGATGTCGGTCGAAACCCTGCGCGGGGCCGAGATCGCCCAACTCCTGAAGCTCCAGGCCATCGGCCGGGGCAGCGCCCGACTCTCTGGCATCGCGGCCGCTCCGTGGGGGTTCTCTCCGCGGCACGCCTACATCGAGTTGAGCGCTTTCATTGCCGATCTTGCGGCCCTGCTGCCTGAGTCCGAGCGGCGCGAGCTTCCGGCATACGACCATGACCGGATTGGCGAGGTGTTTTCGACGCTCAATGCGTACGCGCGCTCGCTGCTCGCGCCCGGAGCGGCCCGTTCGTACCTGTCCACGAAGTTTGCCGAGCAGGATGGAGCCTGGGTCGCGACACTTACCAAAGACCACCTGGAACGACCCAACGAGTACTTCTTGTGCTTGCAGACGTCGGTCGATCCGGGCCTCGTCACCGAATTAGTGCAGGACGCGGCGACGTTCAAGCTCATGTCACAAGATTCGGCCCAGTTGCGTATCCGGGGGGTTCGGCTTTCCGAGGAACGCCATCCGCCCACGCAGCTTCCTGCTCGCTCGGACCACCGGTACTTCCGGCTGCTTCGGGCCGAGAGCGAGACGATGTGGGAGCGAATCGTTGGTGAGGGGGCAATGTCGATCGTCTCGCCCCGGATGGATGAACTTGAGATCACGAAGGCCACACTGTTC
It contains:
- the tssK gene encoding type VI secretion system baseplate subunit TssK, with amino-acid sequence MAERVHWHEGLFLLPQHLQALQRQIYDVAAEERGMARSDAYGLVSSELSEDGLRSLVVRYDRLRAVMPSGVFVDYPGNADLSPLQLGDAFDGNPDGVTVYLGLPLHHEHGANVGEGTDGSSDHRFVVHETERTDENTGDSARPMMVRKLNARLVLSPEADPNLEVIPLVRLRRSAEEAVVQPVPGATAPVLVVGGSVWLGHLLRELSYQAQAASRELSAQLTRTGMSVETLRGAEIAQLLKLQAIGRGSARLSGIAAAPWGFSPRHAYIELSAFIADLAALLPESERRELPAYDHDRIGEVFSTLNAYARSLLAPGAARSYLSTKFAEQDGAWVATLTKDHLERPNEYFLCLQTSVDPGLVTELVQDAATFKLMSQDSAQLRIRGVRLSEERHPPTQLPARSDHRYFRLLRAESETMWERIVGEGAMSIVSPRMDELEITKATLFMTVPS